AAATTTATGTAGTATGAGTATAATGTACACGCGTGTACATTATACTcatagtgacgtggcaaaatatGATGAACAGTATACACGTCActaattcatcattttttttttttttgttggtagtGACGGTTTAAACTACCTTATTAGCATATTTTGTGTGCATAAAACAATACAAATTTTCGATACTAGCATATTGACCAAggcaatacttaatcaattttGCAAAACCGATACTATTTTCAATTACTAAAgtcacttgttattttcttgaGATAAGGCTCACTACATGATAATTTCCTTGATAACTTATTTACCAAGTTACGTACTTAAGCAATTACTTTTCTAGCTATAAAACATCTTAGTGTTTTGCAGTTTAGCAGATTATTAAGAAGGTAAATTTCAGCGATTCGCAAGACTGAAGATGCTAAGCGAAAAGCTTATGTAGGCAGGTTTGCATAGAATAGTTTAGACGATAAATATTTATTGTAAATTACATTCTCTTGGAAGCtctatatttatatttgatgATAAAGGATAATGTTGAGGTTACATAGTTTTAGGCTCATATTATTGTTTAATTTGCTCTAGGAGTGGCTGGCTAAACGGAGCGCCACCGCCATTTTGTCCAAAGGGAccccaatttcttttttaatttattttttaaaatcttaataAGGCATATGAGACACATGTTAGTTGGAAATTTGTTTGCCATAACATGCCGTTAAAATGTTCGACGGAACATAAACAAAAGTACGATATATGTTTATTGGATGTATATACGTAACAACTTCGCTACTTTTTGAAATCGAGCCAGTCGTTTGATAATATTGGGCCTTACCAAATGTACCTTAGAGCATTTAATccactttcttatttttatttttttaggcatcctgttgtgagtgcacttgtgagtgttgtgtcccacattgagaaaatatgaaagaaaagagtgcttaatatacctaaaTGGATCTTAGCCCATTAACTTGGGCTTTTGGCCTAAAGTTGtgtttaattatgtatattaatgtactcttgttAAAATCTTCATAACCGCTTTATATTTCAACACACCCGCATCTTATCAAATGGAAGACGAATATGATTCTTCATGATTTAATTTTGAACCCGCAGCTCTAAAGAAGTTGAAAGGAATCTTGATCGCAGTTGAAAGGATTATCTTTCTAAATAGCAGAGCTGGAATTCAATATGGGCATGCATGGCCTAATGGTCTAGgatttgttctctctctctacctTAAAAGAAAAGGTTGATCAGTCATTAGATCGAGCATATTGATGACCAGATAATCTTAAACAAGTGCAACATTTGCAAAACATAAcaataagttaaaaataaaaaataaaaataaaggctGACAATTGGGTTTGGTCTATCTAGTTGAGATTGTAATcccatataaactaattaaacccAATTATTTTCATGCCATTAGttcttttgttctgttttttttttttttttttccttctcttttattGGGTTTGTTCgtttacaataaataaaactagGCATCAAGTAACCCATGTGTTGCGCCAACAACatcttcacaacaacaattgtaAGTCACTCAAGATAGGCCTCAATAATAGATGGTATGGTTggaattttgatgattttgtagcGAGTGAAGCCTGCTTCCTCCAATAATTTCTTCCATTCAAGCTCAGTCCTCTCCTTTCCACCAGTAGTGTGTACCATCATCAACAAATCGAACGCCATGCGTATCTCATCAAACAAATCATTACTATCTTTCTCAACAACAATATCAACAATAATAACCTTTCCACTCTTTTGTTGTATTGCTTTTCGGCAATTCTTCAAAATCTTTATGCAATGCTCGTCACTCCAATCGTGTAGTACCCACTGCACTAACAAGCAAATCCAATAATGTTGTAGTGTTGTGAAGGGTACTCCAACTTTTATTACAATAAGAGACATATAGCAATTTATGTGGCATTTTCGGATACTGCTAAGTATATATGGTGATAGTAAAAGTTTAGTACCCGACCATTTCCCATAATATTTATAGTCGTAGATTGTGATCTAATGGATTACCAATTCTAGTggaaaaaaaagacagaaatggataataataataataataataataataatagatacCTTCATGAAAATTGCATCCGCATTAGGAATGACGTCAAACATGTCACCGCCAACATGGGAGACCCCCTCGTGCAGGGGTGCTGTGGCGACAACATGTGGCAGATCAAAGTTAATACCTTTGATGTGTGGATGTGCTTTAACAATCTCTGCAATCATCCCTCCCGTCCCACCTCCGACATCCACCAACGATCCCATGGAACCAAACCCATCTTTGTATCCTGCCACGATCACCCTCATCATAATCTTGGCCGTACACGCCATGGCATCATTGAAGATGTTGTTGAAGTCAGGATTTTTTAATGCAAAGTCCCATACCTCATAGCCATGGGCCTTGTTGAACGCAGTGCCCCCTTCTTTGATAATTTGGCCTAGGCAATGCCATGGGGCCAATAGCAACGGATGGTTCTGCATTATCACCATTGGCACTAGACTCAGCTCAGCTTCATGCAGAAGCCATTTTGACATTTGTGTCAACCCGTAGAGTGTCTCCCCGCCACCTTCCACTGGATGATGATGTTCGGTGAAGATGTTTTTGCGGACTAGTGATCTCATGATACGTGCGAGGTAGGGTATATCAGGAGATGATGAATCAATCCCAGAAGCTATTTGGCTCAAAGTAATAGGGCCGCTATGAGAGTATATAATGTCAGCAATGCGGAGCTCTACTGCACATTTCAGTGCCATAGAATCCACAAAGCTGAACATGTGTTGCCAAATTTCGGCTTGGCCTTGTACCATTGCCAGTGTTTCTTGTggttccattttctctcacactcactcacacacacacacacaaatgtacaaatgaaatgaagatggTATGTACGTATATAAAGAATCGTTTGGTTAGCATGGAATCCCACTTTTCAATATTTCTAATAGACGTGTGAACAACACGTTGTCTTCTTCTTTAAAACAATATGGCATAACCAACCCACAAAGTGGGACCCCCGACCCCTCTTCTCCATCTGTAACGTATATAATTGTTTGGCTCAGCCTGCACGCATTGCCTGGTCCAGCCGCCCTTCCCAGCTATCTAAAAGTTAGAATGGAAGTGATAGATGCTCCACAcgttatctttctttttcttttttctaggcATCCGCACGTTATATTAATGGAAGATTAATAGGATTCTTCGTGacaaaaaattttcaccatttcgccatttcatttcatttttagtGTATTTAAGAGGAtaaatttatctaaaaattttattcttaaaaaaacgACAGTATTATATCTTCTTAAATACACTAAACGGATTTTAGCCCCGCAGCTAGCCCTcacaaaaatgaaagaaatgtttGGCTCTATTTGTTTCATGATCTTGACCCCGCAGCTATCCCttatgaaaatgaaagaaatttttggCTTAGTTTGTTCGGatgtaaaataatttaaaaaaaaatactttttatatttttggtatttGATGAGAgtaaaaataatagtaaacataagatatttttgttaatttttcgtaaaatgatttttcttttttaaaatcataaactattttttgagttttagcTTTTTATTCTCAAATCACGCCCAGACCACCACTAAACCGGCCACCACCAACCACCTCCAGAGCACCATCGGCCCACCTCCAAATCACCTTTAGACTACGACTGAACCACAGCTAGACCACTACCGGACCACACCCGGTCACCATTGGAACATCCTTGGGTGACCATCGAGCCACTACCAAACCCTTACCTGACCACCATTGAGCCACCTTTGGCCCACCATCAAACCACCCTTGAGCCACCACCGGATCAACCTTGGACCATCCTCGAGACACCATCAGACCATCGCCAAGCCACCATCAAACCACCACCGAGCTCCCCTAGACCACCATTGGGTCACCCCCGAGCCACCACCAAACCACCATTGAGCTACCGCTAGATCACCACCGAGGCACCACCAGACCATCCCCGGGAAACCATCGGACCACAATCGGGCACCACCACACCATCCTCAGTTCACCACTAGACCAGCACCAATCCAACCCTAGTCCTTTACCAAACCACCGCCAAACCGCCACCAGACCATTGTTAGGCCACAGCCAAGCTTCGGCGGAACTCAAATTTTTAGGTTAAtctgtttaattattttatattaatttttttttgtgaataatttttttttataggttaatatgattgaattaaaatatgaaaaatatttgtaatttttcatatCAACCAATTGCCGAAAAATGTTttaggagaaaatttttttcttgaaaatgattCGGTAAGGTCCACATACCCCATCAAATTTTCACCCAATTGACAAAGTCCCCTTAAACTTTTAGTTGCGATAATGTTCctaccaaactaccaaaacatcaGTAATGTCCTTCCAAAGCTAgcgaaaagataaaaatgcataTGTATATTTCCCATTAAGAcaaattctcttataaatttgaaaaaaaaaattgataatttattttttaaaatgaaaattttaatttaatatatatatatatatatNNNNNNNNNNNNNNNNNNNNNNNNNNNNNNNNNNNNNNNNNNNNNNNNNNNNNNNNNNNNNNNNNNNNNNNNNNNNNNNNNNNNNNNNNNNNNNNNNNNNTTTGACGTGTTACAATGCACCAcgtcaaaaatatatttgttgacgtgtcttttttgacatgtcaatatgttttgacgtggcaaacataagttactgtttgccaagtcaaaaaataccattttttttgtagtggcatTTGATTCCACACCATTGAAGGATTTAGTGGCACACTTGAAAAACTATCCAAAAAGCCGAATATAATTTCACATGCCTCGGACGGAAAGGCGAGACTGAGTAGCTCAAATGGAGAAATTTAGTAAGCTTTAGAAGTACATCAACTTTCCCTTTCACTTTTAAATAGCTGGACCAGCCAAGGCATGCAGGTTGGACCAAACAACTATAAACGTTATAAATGGAGTAGGTCAAAATTAAAAGCAAATAAAAGACGTGCAAGTAGTAGCAACCGGACCTAGTTTCTTAGATTTGAGGATCTCTTATAATCCTTGTCCCCTACAAATCTACAATTAAGCAAGAACACCAAAatagaaggggaaaaaaaaaaaaaaaagagtattaaattattgattaaataacttttttttttattattagtttaaattttggGAATATGTGATGATTTAATAGGAATGAAGAACAAAACTCTATCCCTCCTCTTTTCTGTAGGTAGTGGAGAGCCTCGTCAGAAGGAAGAAAAGTTTATACTTTTTCGAGAGAAGAAAGAGCTTCAGAAAAAAGCTATTGGATCCAAGAGTGCAACAATAGTACATTATTATACATATTTGGACATAGCTCTAAGAATGGCctagtttgagagagagattggcTTAGAAAAAGAGAGGGTGACTTAGAGAAAGATTATGCTAGAAGaagaaacttttaaaaaacaagaaaggaaattaaaagaGTTTCAGCCATTAAAGTCAATTAAAAGTCACGCCTCTCACATGGTTTAGGACACTTGCCAGTTTATTAAGTCAGTTTATAGCTAATttttcctgaactttcaaaatGGAGTAGGCCAAAACTAAAAGCAAATAAAAGACGTGCAAGTAGTAGCCACCGGCCCTAGTTTCTTAGATTTGAGGATCTCTAATAATCTTTG
This window of the Corylus avellana chromosome ca5, CavTom2PMs-1.0 genome carries:
- the LOC132182889 gene encoding desmethylxanthohumol 6'-O-methyltransferase-like, whose translation is MEPQETLAMVQGQAEIWQHMFSFVDSMALKCAVELRIADIIYSHSGPITLSQIASGIDSSSPDIPYLARIMRSLVRKNIFTEHHHPVEGGGETLYGLTQMSKWLLHEAELSLVPMVIMQNHPLLLAPWHCLGQIIKEGGTAFNKAHGYEVWDFALKNPDFNNIFNDAMACTAKIMMRVIVAGYKDGFGSMGSLVDVGGGTGGMIAEIVKAHPHIKGINFDLPHVVATAPLHEGVSHVGGDMFDVIPNADAIFMKWVLHDWSDEHCIKILKNCRKAIQQKSGKVIIVDIVVEKDSNDLFDEIRMAFDLLMMVHTTGGKERTELEWKKLLEEAGFTRYKIIKIPTIPSIIEAYLE